In a genomic window of Gossypium arboreum isolate Shixiya-1 chromosome 9, ASM2569848v2, whole genome shotgun sequence:
- the LOC108454622 gene encoding uncharacterized protein LOC108454622 — protein sequence MLLMDSSTKISFNRCIRDGDLVIVYERHDTMKAVKVCENSVLQNRFGVFKHSDWIGKPFGSKVFSNKGGFVYLLAPTPELWTLVLSHRTQILYIADISFVIMYLEVVPGCLVLESGTGSGSLTTSFARAVSPMGHVYTFDFHEQRAASAREDFERTGISTLVTVGVRDIQGDGFPDQFSGLADSVFLDLPQPWLAIPSARNMLKQDGTLCSFSPCIEQVQRSCETLRSDFTDIRTLEILLRMYEVREWKMDHSKVDDGNSTACPPRKRRQPSSEASVGDNASSPAVMARPSAETRGHTGYLTFARKCVS from the exons ATGTTGCTTATGGATTCCTCGACGAAGATATCTTTCAATCGTTGCATTAGAGATGGAGATTTGGTTATTGTATATGAGAGGCATGATACCATGAAAGCTGTTAAAGTGTGCGAGAATTCGGTTCTTCAAAATCGTTTCGGTGTATTTAAACATTCGGATTGGATTGGCAAGCCGTTTGGTTCCAAAGTTTTCAGCAACAAAGGTGGATTCGTTTACCTATTGGCTCCAACACCGGAGTTATGGACTTTGGTTCTAAGTCATAGGACTCAGATTCTTTATATTGCGGATATTAGCTTTGTGATCATGTACTTGGAAGTAGTTCCGGGTTGTTTGGTTCTTGAATCCGGGACCGGTAGTGGCTCATTAACAACATCGTTTGCAAGGGCTGTGTCTCCAATGGGACATGTGTATACCTTTGATTTCCATGAACAGAGGGCTGCCTCAGCTAG AGAGGACTTCGAGAGGACTGGAATAAGCACTTTAGTCACGGTGGGAGTCCGAGATATTCAGGGTGATGGATTTCCGGATCAGTTTTCTGGATTGGCTGATTCTGTATTTTTGGACCTACCGCAACCTTGGTTAGCCATTCCTTCAGCTCGAAACATGTTGAAACAAGATGGAACTCTGTGTTCCTTCTCACCATGCATCGAACAAGTGCAACGTTCATGTGAAACTCTTAGATCTGACTTTACAG ATATACGGACCTTGGAAATACTGCTCCGCATGTACGAAGTCCGTGAATGGAAAATGGATCACTCAAAAGTCGATGATGGTAATTCCACTGCATGCCCTCCACGCAAGAGGAGGCAGCCTTCGAGTGAAGCAAGTGTGGGGGACAATGCAAGTTCTCCTGCAGTTATGGCCCGGCCATCTGCTGAAACACGAGGGCATACTGGATATTTGACATTCGCAAGGAAGTGtgtttcttga